Proteins encoded within one genomic window of Amycolatopsis sp. 2-15:
- a CDS encoding L-lactate permease yields MTWIQDYQPAGGLWVSALLAALPIVVLLVALGVVKLSAHLSAALALVTALVVALLLYRMPVGLALDSAVMGVVFGVWSVAWIAFHAVYFHNVTVTTGRFDSIKRVLAGFSEDRRLQTLLIAFGFGALLEGVAGGGSPIAITAAMMAALGFPPVKAVVLALLANTAPVAFGGLGNPLIVLGRLTGPIMHLKPEEATAAFSSMVGRQVPFLAVIIPAFLIVVLAGWKKMLEVWPAAVTAGLAFALMQFAASNYISASLVDVLAALAAMAALYVLTRFWQPKSVWRFEGEQPVRSTSLGAAKSERGALYAWTPYVILILAIFLSRIGTIFAHLPVWLDLTKLLHKADWVFAWPGLHNHVIQHAPITPKDTPYAATFTVDILFSPGTIALIATVIAGFAMGARPKQLVRTYRDTLHQMRWALATIFMILAIAFVMNYSGATQTLGLALATTGVLFPIFSAYIGWLGVFLTGSDASTNSLFGPMQVISAQQLHLNPVLAGATNTSGGVMGKMISPQNLSIGATAIGQSGKEGSLLRQTFLWSLALTAVVGVISLLQATVLGFMIP; encoded by the coding sequence GTGACCTGGATCCAGGATTACCAACCGGCGGGCGGGCTGTGGGTGTCCGCATTGCTCGCCGCGCTGCCGATCGTCGTGTTGCTGGTGGCGTTGGGTGTCGTGAAGCTGTCGGCGCACCTGTCGGCGGCGCTGGCGCTCGTCACGGCGCTGGTGGTGGCGCTGCTGCTCTACCGGATGCCGGTGGGGCTCGCCCTCGATTCGGCGGTGATGGGGGTGGTCTTCGGAGTGTGGTCGGTGGCGTGGATCGCGTTTCACGCCGTGTACTTCCACAACGTCACGGTGACCACCGGGCGCTTCGACAGCATCAAGCGCGTGCTCGCCGGGTTCAGTGAGGATCGGCGGCTTCAGACGTTGCTGATCGCGTTCGGTTTCGGGGCGTTGCTGGAGGGCGTCGCCGGTGGTGGGTCGCCGATCGCGATCACGGCGGCGATGATGGCGGCGCTCGGGTTCCCGCCGGTGAAGGCCGTGGTGCTGGCGCTGCTGGCGAACACGGCGCCGGTGGCGTTCGGCGGGCTCGGCAACCCGTTGATCGTGCTCGGCCGGCTCACCGGGCCGATCATGCACCTCAAGCCGGAAGAGGCGACGGCCGCGTTCTCGTCCATGGTCGGGCGGCAGGTGCCGTTCCTGGCGGTGATCATCCCGGCGTTCCTGATCGTCGTGCTGGCCGGCTGGAAGAAGATGCTGGAGGTCTGGCCCGCCGCCGTCACGGCCGGGCTGGCGTTCGCGCTCATGCAGTTCGCGGCGTCGAACTACATCAGCGCGAGTCTCGTCGACGTGCTCGCCGCCCTGGCCGCGATGGCCGCGCTGTACGTGCTCACGCGGTTCTGGCAGCCGAAATCCGTGTGGCGCTTCGAGGGCGAGCAACCCGTCAGGTCGACGAGCCTGGGCGCGGCGAAGTCCGAACGCGGCGCGCTCTACGCGTGGACTCCGTACGTGATCCTGATCCTCGCGATCTTCCTGTCGCGCATCGGCACGATCTTCGCGCACCTGCCCGTGTGGTTGGACCTCACGAAGCTGCTGCACAAGGCCGACTGGGTGTTCGCGTGGCCGGGGCTGCACAACCACGTGATCCAGCACGCGCCCATCACACCGAAGGACACGCCGTACGCGGCGACGTTCACCGTCGACATCCTGTTCTCCCCCGGCACGATCGCGCTCATCGCCACGGTGATCGCCGGCTTCGCCATGGGCGCACGGCCGAAGCAACTGGTACGGACGTACCGCGACACGTTGCACCAGATGCGCTGGGCGCTCGCGACGATCTTCATGATCCTGGCCATCGCGTTCGTGATGAACTACTCCGGCGCCACGCAGACGCTGGGCCTCGCGCTGGCCACGACCGGGGTACTGTTCCCGATCTTCTCCGCGTACATCGGCTGGCTCGGCGTGTTCCTGACCGGCTCCGATGCGTCGACCAACAGCCTTTTTGGGCCCATGCAAGTGATCTCCGCGCAGCAGCTGCACCTCAACCCCGTGCTGGCGGGCGCGACGAACACGTCCGGCGGCGTGATGGGCAAGATGATCTCGCCGCAGAACCTGTCGATCGGCGCGACGGCGATCGGACAGAGCGGCAAGGAAGGTTCACTACTGCGCCAGACGTTCCTGTGGTCGCTCGCCCTCACCGCCGTGGTCGGCGTGATCTCGCTGCTGCAGGCCACCGTGCTCGGTTTCATGATCCCCTGA
- a CDS encoding IclR family transcriptional regulator, with amino-acid sequence MLEHVGQHQEISTNAIARQLGLSRSAAYRIVGTLKRLEYLEADTATGRVRLGTRLVELGARAMAATDLHRCAPRYLASLAERSGETTYLAVPDNDTMVYVATERSASAVTLACRLGTRRPQHATSLGKAWLAALPEIDRVERVRRMKLDSLTLKTIIDPGRLLDDLARTSRRGWAIDDVENEPDVGCVAAAVRDHSGRPIAAISVAGPAPRVLRRVEELGTTVAGTAAALSLRLGYVRSR; translated from the coding sequence GTGCTGGAGCACGTGGGGCAGCACCAGGAGATTTCCACCAACGCGATCGCGAGGCAACTGGGGCTCTCGCGCAGCGCGGCGTACCGCATCGTCGGCACCCTCAAGCGGCTCGAATACCTCGAAGCGGATACCGCGACCGGCCGCGTGCGCCTCGGCACGCGCCTCGTCGAGCTCGGCGCCCGCGCGATGGCCGCGACCGACCTGCACCGCTGCGCCCCGCGCTACCTGGCGTCCCTGGCCGAACGCTCGGGCGAGACGACGTACCTCGCCGTGCCCGACAACGACACGATGGTCTACGTCGCCACCGAACGCAGCGCCAGCGCCGTCACGCTCGCCTGCCGCCTCGGCACGCGCCGCCCGCAGCACGCGACGTCGCTCGGCAAGGCGTGGCTCGCGGCGCTGCCGGAGATCGACCGGGTGGAGCGCGTGCGCCGCATGAAGCTCGACAGCCTGACGCTCAAGACCATCATCGACCCCGGCCGGCTCCTCGACGACCTCGCCCGCACCAGCCGCCGCGGCTGGGCCATCGACGACGTCGAGAACGAGCCCGACGTGGGCTGCGTCGCCGCCGCCGTCCGCGACCACTCGGGGCGCCCCATCGCGGCGATCAGCGTGGCCGGCCCCGCGCCACGGGTGCTGCGCCGCGTGGAGGAACTGGGCACGACCGTGGCGGGGACGGCTGCGGCGCTTTCGCTTCGGTTGGGGTACGTCCGGAGCCGGTAG
- a CDS encoding NHL repeat-containing protein yields the protein MATGTLVSSAPSVEQGELITFTYTTPQSSVTPKNWVGLYSDPGGGPVDQSCVGPSTLWEYTPLATGTVSFSTGSLGPGNYVAFYLANDGYAWLAEPVRFVVRPTPQTPPPVYQGAFGRSGRGPAQFSSPAGLTVDPRGQIWVADTGNDRVQAFTRDGRLVRVLAGRFKAPQAVAVDHAGNVYVADTGNNRVVQYSWWGGFAREYGAGRLDNPRGVAIDTAGRLLVSDTGHQRVARFDTHTGKALADITEKVSSPQGIVSDGAGGAWIVQNGRAASGSVAVVHYSGDGKVIGSIGGGQHSEFGGLSNPAGVALNTQGDAYVTVPDYGWVAQFRTTGPYRAEFGTDGPGALSFPLGVAVDAQGRIFVADTGNDRIVHFGVRA from the coding sequence GTGGCTACCGGCACCCTGGTCAGCAGTGCGCCCTCCGTGGAGCAGGGCGAGCTGATCACCTTCACCTACACGACGCCCCAGTCGTCGGTGACCCCGAAGAACTGGGTCGGGCTCTACTCCGATCCGGGCGGCGGTCCCGTCGACCAGTCCTGCGTCGGCCCGTCGACGCTGTGGGAGTACACCCCGCTGGCGACCGGCACCGTCTCGTTCTCCACCGGCTCACTCGGGCCGGGGAACTACGTCGCGTTCTACCTCGCGAACGACGGCTACGCCTGGCTCGCCGAACCCGTGCGCTTCGTCGTGCGCCCGACACCGCAGACGCCGCCGCCCGTGTACCAGGGAGCGTTCGGCCGCAGCGGGCGTGGGCCGGCGCAGTTCAGCAGCCCAGCCGGCCTCACGGTCGACCCGCGGGGCCAGATCTGGGTCGCCGACACCGGCAACGACCGCGTGCAGGCCTTCACCCGCGACGGCCGGCTGGTGCGTGTGCTCGCCGGCCGGTTCAAGGCGCCGCAGGCCGTGGCCGTGGACCACGCGGGCAACGTCTACGTGGCCGACACCGGCAACAACCGCGTGGTCCAGTACTCCTGGTGGGGCGGCTTCGCGCGTGAGTACGGCGCCGGCCGGCTCGACAACCCGCGTGGCGTCGCCATCGACACCGCGGGCCGGCTGCTGGTCTCGGACACCGGCCACCAGCGTGTGGCCCGCTTCGACACCCACACGGGCAAAGCGCTCGCCGACATCACCGAGAAGGTCAGCTCGCCGCAGGGCATCGTCAGCGACGGCGCGGGCGGCGCGTGGATCGTGCAGAACGGCCGCGCCGCCAGCGGCAGTGTCGCCGTCGTGCACTACTCCGGCGACGGCAAGGTGATCGGCTCGATCGGCGGCGGCCAGCACAGCGAGTTCGGCGGCCTGTCCAACCCCGCGGGCGTCGCGCTCAACACGCAGGGCGACGCGTACGTGACCGTTCCCGACTACGGCTGGGTCGCGCAGTTCCGCACCACCGGCCCGTACCGCGCCGAGTTCGGCACCGACGGTCCCGGCGCCTTGAGCTTCCCGCTCGGCGTGGCCGTCGACGCGCAGGGCCGCATCTTCGTGGCGGACACCGGAAACGATCGTATCGTCCACTTTGGAGTGAGAGCGTGA
- a CDS encoding phosphocholine-specific phospholipase C: MSELTRRRVLGAAAAAAAAAGSLALPANVRKALAEPVRRPGRLTDIEHIVILMQENRSFDHYFGTMDGVRGFADPHAMKLPSGNSVFQQPYSGHPDGYLLPFRYNTRTTSAQATPGLPHDWTDQHTAWNNGKMDRWIEAKGAKTMAYYDRDDIPFHFALAEAFTVCDHYHCSVIGPTNPNRLYMWTGWIDPHGTAGGPANTNFMSSDNPALSWKTYPERLTDAGVSWRIYQEEDNYDDNALAWFRQFADAPKSSPLYKNAMVKKSAGWFEHDARNDNLPAVSWLVAPSAQTEHPNWMPAAGGQYIASKLDAIAANPDVWAKTAFILTYDENDGYFDHVAPPTPPAGTADEFVGGVPIGLSFRVPTVVVSPWTAGGYVSSETFDHTSLIRLLEARFGVREPHISAWRRRTVGDLTSAFRFDRQPSRYPRDNRALHYPATTADLLQAQVQVRDNPAPSVPTGPQSMPN, translated from the coding sequence GTGAGCGAGCTCACCCGGCGCCGGGTTCTGGGCGCTGCCGCGGCAGCCGCGGCCGCCGCCGGGTCGCTCGCGCTGCCGGCGAACGTCCGCAAGGCGCTGGCCGAGCCCGTGCGCCGGCCGGGACGGCTGACCGACATCGAGCACATCGTGATCCTGATGCAGGAGAACCGTTCGTTCGACCACTACTTCGGCACCATGGACGGCGTCCGCGGCTTCGCCGACCCGCACGCCATGAAGCTGCCGAGCGGGAACTCCGTCTTTCAGCAGCCCTACAGCGGCCACCCCGACGGTTACCTGCTGCCCTTCCGCTACAACACGCGCACGACGAGCGCGCAGGCCACGCCCGGCCTCCCGCACGACTGGACCGACCAGCACACCGCGTGGAACAACGGGAAGATGGACCGCTGGATCGAGGCCAAGGGCGCCAAGACCATGGCCTACTACGACCGCGACGACATCCCGTTCCACTTCGCGCTCGCCGAGGCGTTCACGGTCTGCGACCACTACCACTGCTCGGTGATCGGCCCGACGAACCCCAACCGGCTCTACATGTGGACCGGCTGGATCGACCCGCACGGCACCGCCGGCGGGCCCGCGAACACCAACTTCATGTCGTCCGACAACCCGGCGCTGTCCTGGAAGACCTACCCGGAGCGGCTCACCGACGCCGGCGTCTCCTGGCGGATCTACCAGGAGGAGGACAACTACGACGACAACGCGCTGGCCTGGTTCCGCCAGTTCGCGGACGCACCGAAGTCGTCGCCGCTCTACAAGAACGCGATGGTGAAAAAGTCGGCGGGCTGGTTCGAACACGACGCCCGCAACGACAATCTGCCCGCTGTTTCGTGGCTGGTGGCACCTTCGGCGCAGACCGAGCACCCGAACTGGATGCCCGCCGCCGGTGGGCAGTACATCGCGTCGAAGCTCGACGCGATCGCCGCGAACCCGGACGTGTGGGCCAAGACGGCGTTCATCCTCACCTACGACGAGAACGACGGGTACTTCGACCACGTCGCCCCGCCGACCCCACCCGCCGGGACTGCGGACGAGTTCGTCGGCGGCGTGCCGATCGGACTCAGTTTCCGCGTGCCGACCGTGGTGGTGTCGCCGTGGACGGCCGGTGGGTACGTGAGCTCGGAGACGTTCGACCACACCTCGTTGATCCGGTTGCTGGAGGCGCGGTTCGGGGTGCGGGAGCCGCACATCAGCGCCTGGCGCCGCCGTACCGTCGGTGATCTGACGTCGGCGTTCCGGTTCGACCGGCAGCCTTCGCGCTACCCGCGGGACAACCGCGCGTTGCACTACCCGGCGACGACGGCGGATCTGCTGCAGGCGCAAGTGCAGGTTCGGGACAACCCGGCGCCGTCGGTGCCGACCGGGCCGCAGTCGATGCCGAACTGA
- a CDS encoding NUDIX domain-containing protein, with protein MTDEQPHHRGDRAVFAADLRADGEPEAEFNPGIAGRLPRKNVAAGALVRDEQGRVLFVDPTYKPFLEIPGGLVENDESPLAACHREVREELGLDLELGRLLLVDWMPTHGVWRDSLQLIFDGGTLGRAQIQAIGLAGDELGGFEFLDLDAATPRLRPSKARRVALAHQALLAGETFYGEFGRPAR; from the coding sequence GTGACCGACGAACAGCCCCACCACCGCGGCGACCGGGCCGTTTTCGCCGCCGACCTGCGGGCCGACGGCGAACCGGAGGCCGAGTTCAACCCCGGCATCGCCGGGCGGCTGCCTCGCAAGAACGTCGCCGCCGGCGCGCTCGTGCGCGACGAGCAGGGCCGGGTGCTGTTCGTCGACCCGACGTACAAGCCGTTCCTGGAGATCCCCGGCGGCCTGGTCGAGAACGACGAGTCCCCGCTCGCGGCCTGCCACCGCGAGGTCCGGGAGGAGCTCGGCCTCGACCTCGAGCTGGGGCGGCTGCTGCTCGTCGACTGGATGCCGACCCACGGCGTCTGGCGCGACAGCCTGCAGCTGATCTTCGACGGCGGCACCCTCGGCCGCGCGCAGATCCAAGCGATCGGACTGGCCGGCGACGAGCTCGGCGGCTTCGAGTTCCTCGACCTGGACGCGGCCACGCCACGGCTGCGGCCGTCCAAAGCCCGGCGCGTGGCGCTGGCGCACCAAGCCCTGCTCGCCGGCGAGACTTTCTACGGAGAGTTCGGCCGCCCAGCTCGGTAG
- a CDS encoding CoA-binding protein, with protein sequence MQPEEILANATTIAVVGLSRDPAKAAHGVPATLQAHGFRIIPVHPSATELLGEKVYRSLKDIPEPVDLVDVFRPAAEAPGIAADAVAIGAKALWLQQGIVSAEAKRIAEEGGLEYVENRCTAVVRAVAAISKN encoded by the coding sequence ATGCAACCTGAAGAAATCCTCGCGAACGCCACGACGATCGCGGTGGTCGGCCTGAGCCGCGACCCGGCGAAGGCCGCACACGGGGTGCCCGCCACGCTGCAGGCCCACGGTTTCCGCATCATCCCCGTGCACCCGTCGGCCACGGAGCTGCTCGGCGAGAAGGTCTACCGGTCCCTCAAGGACATCCCGGAGCCGGTGGACCTCGTCGACGTCTTCCGCCCGGCCGCCGAGGCCCCCGGGATCGCGGCCGACGCCGTCGCCATCGGCGCGAAGGCGCTGTGGCTGCAGCAGGGCATCGTCTCCGCGGAGGCGAAGCGCATCGCGGAAGAGGGCGGGCTCGAGTACGTGGAGAACCGCTGCACCGCGGTGGTTCGTGCGGTCGCGGCGATCTCGAAGAACTGA
- a CDS encoding VOC family protein produces the protein MAPTETEVAKLTEARDQLRDKHLHPAAVRPTTAGRGIHHTALLSSDVERTITFYQDVLGFPLTELIENRDYPGSSHFFFDVGNGNAVAFFDLPGLDLGPYAEVLGGLHHLALSLTPENWAAARTRLDKAGVKYLEESGTSIYLTDPDGARIELIADDLGEMYGSKIG, from the coding sequence ATGGCACCCACCGAGACCGAAGTCGCGAAGCTCACCGAAGCCCGTGACCAGCTGCGGGACAAGCACCTGCACCCGGCCGCCGTCCGGCCCACGACCGCGGGCCGCGGCATCCACCACACCGCGCTGCTCTCCAGCGACGTCGAGCGGACGATCACCTTCTACCAGGACGTGCTCGGCTTCCCGCTCACCGAGCTGATCGAGAACCGCGACTACCCGGGTTCCAGCCACTTTTTCTTCGACGTCGGCAACGGCAACGCGGTCGCGTTCTTCGACCTGCCGGGCCTCGACCTCGGCCCGTACGCGGAGGTCCTCGGCGGCTTGCACCACCTGGCGCTCTCGCTGACGCCGGAGAACTGGGCCGCCGCGCGCACCCGTCTCGACAAGGCCGGCGTGAAGTACCTCGAGGAGAGTGGCACGTCCATCTACCTCACCGACCCCGACGGCGCGCGCATCGAGCTCATCGCCGACGACCTCGGTGAGATGTACGGCTCGAAGATCGGCTGA